The region TGGCACGCTCTTGATAACAGACCTCAAATATAATATTCTTATTTTTTTGAAAATAACATCGGTTTGACAGGGATCGCCCCACCAAACCGCCAACCAAGGAATTAATATGAACAAAGGCGAAAAACTAGGCGTTAAAGACGCAATTTTAAAAAGGCATAGTGTACGTTCTTACAATTCAAAACCGGTTACCACCGAGCAGATTGAAGAATTAATTAATGCAGCCAGACTAGCTCCTTCCAGCCTCAATTCACAGCCTTGGCGTTTTAAAGTTGTATCGGACAGGAAAACGCTGATAAAATTCGGCGAAAAAGATATCTCAAGAAAACAATCATGGCTGGCTGACGCCGGCGCTATCATCGTCTGCTGTGCGGATATGGCAGGCTACATCAAGGACTCTCAGGCCAGCGCCTTCTTTTTCCGGGAAAACAACCTGATAACCGGCGACCCGATGGATGGGATCGACGAATACCTTGAACGCGAAGTCTCCGCCACTGAAGCCGCAAAGTTCGGTGCATCTGCCATGAACGTCGGAATATCTGTCTCTTTCATGATGCTTCGGGCGATAGAACTTGGTCTCGGCACATGCTGGGTAGGAATGTATGACGAACAAAAGATCATGGAATTGCTGGACATTGATCCGTTACTGCGAATCGTAGGACTTCTTGCAGTCGGTGTCCCTGATGAGGGGGACCTGCCCACCGAGCACAATCGTAAAAGACTTGACGAGATCCTGCTCCCCTAAAATCAAAAAAATCTGAATTCCCCGCACAACGTAAAGGGTTAACTCTCGTCGAGAGTTAACCCTTTTCATTATTTAAGATCCTGAACGGAGCAAAACCGCAGCTACTCCCGATTTTTTACAGGCCGGACGACACCGGCAAACTCTCTACCAATACTTTCCGCATGCGCGTCAGACTGGAATTCCAAATATTCTTTCGGCTGCTCCTGACTCAAATGAACAGTTGTGGTCGGGTATGCGATAGTAATTTTCATCTTCTCTGCCAGACGCAACGCATCAACAATGAACTGATGCCTCGAGACCAACTCCTGCGCCCAGTCGGTTGTTTTAAAAAAGATGTAGACCATAATATCTATTGAAGATGGCCCAAAATCATGAACAACGATATGAAAATTTATTTTATTGGTGTTGGGTGTATTTAAAACAAGCTTTTTAAGCCCCTGCACATACCCATTTAAATTTTCTGCCGGTGTATCATAAGCAACGCCGATAATTGTTTTATACCTTCTCCATTCTCGTCTACCCATATTATCCACAGGGTTACTTATGAACTTTGCATTTGGTATAATAAGCTCTGAATTGTAAAATGTGCGGATGGAAGTTGATCTAACCCCTACATTCTCTACAGTTCCGTCCATTCCTAAAAAATTAATCCAATCGCCAACGGCAAATGGTCTGGTCGTCATTATGACCATTGTTCCGAAAATATTCTCTAAAGTATCTTTACCAGCCAAGGCAATAGCTAAACCACCAATACCCATAGCGGCAAAAATACGTGTTGAATTCAGGCCGAATAAGTTTGCAACGTAGACAACCCACATCAGCATAATTGCCACCTTAAATATCTGGGCAATGATAAGCATCATTGTTCCCTTGATGCCTGCGCCTCCTTTTAAAGTTAAAACATTGCAAAACAAATTTATTATGACCATGGAAATCCAAACTATTGATAAGGAACCTATTATTTTGATTCCATACAGACTGATTGTCATTACACTGTTATATAAAATAAGAATTGAAAGAGCTTTTAACCAGATAAAGCAGACAGCTATAACTTCAAGAGGAATAGCTAAGGAAGAACGCTGCGGAGCATCAACTCCTTCAGGAAGTTTTTTGTCCAAAAAAGCAATGATCTGGCTGACAATGCGAGAAATAAGCCATAGCACAACAGGCGTAATTATAAACAGACCAAACAAAATAACCCATTTATAAAGATTTGTATTAAAATACTTAACCATAAGGCCCGGAAAATTAAGATGAACAAAATCATCTACGACCA is a window of Maridesulfovibrio sp. DNA encoding:
- a CDS encoding nitroreductase family protein, with the translated sequence MNKGEKLGVKDAILKRHSVRSYNSKPVTTEQIEELINAARLAPSSLNSQPWRFKVVSDRKTLIKFGEKDISRKQSWLADAGAIIVCCADMAGYIKDSQASAFFFRENNLITGDPMDGIDEYLEREVSATEAAKFGASAMNVGISVSFMMLRAIELGLGTCWVGMYDEQKIMELLDIDPLLRIVGLLAVGVPDEGDLPTEHNRKRLDEILLP
- a CDS encoding mechanosensitive ion channel family protein; the encoded protein is MKFYWYLVIAIGIMLGGVIFSSNVNLMPESTNHHAEIDGDCNFSTPREAVRTFLYNARNYNRDHYSGFSCIADVVTSQERKKYADYNTEVVEKAKKIFLVLENINYNINKDIPEDVTGNKISFVLFLKDQPVKFIMEKGLKGWRFSNEMFSDPTFLKVIKDLKIKYAKFTSENIEGDTYVQNLMSPFRTFFTLKSGVEGKGAESLERATAALDLSDYNSLERPVYGPILAVLVYRVISQRSTIQLEQLSADPDCDYPPVFLVVPDLGSVTMHVVTLDDGRKAWKFTPESLNAVWKSYDDTIDDVLKEGNNPFSGNKLPLHMVVDDFVHLNFPGLMVKYFNTNLYKWVILFGLFIITPVVLWLISRIVSQIIAFLDKKLPEGVDAPQRSSLAIPLEVIAVCFIWLKALSILILYNSVMTISLYGIKIIGSLSIVWISMVIINLFCNVLTLKGGAGIKGTMMLIIAQIFKVAIMLMWVVYVANLFGLNSTRIFAAMGIGGLAIALAGKDTLENIFGTMVIMTTRPFAVGDWINFLGMDGTVENVGVRSTSIRTFYNSELIIPNAKFISNPVDNMGRREWRRYKTIIGVAYDTPAENLNGYVQGLKKLVLNTPNTNKINFHIVVHDFGPSSIDIMVYIFFKTTDWAQELVSRHQFIVDALRLAEKMKITIAYPTTTVHLSQEQPKEYLEFQSDAHAESIGREFAGVVRPVKNRE